One Cyanobacterium sp. T60_A2020_053 genomic region harbors:
- the rsmD gene encoding 16S rRNA (guanine(966)-N(2))-methyltransferase RsmD, producing the protein MRIYGNRVIKTLSGQETRPTTSKVREAIFNIWQDKIIDCRWLDLCAGNGTMGAEALVRGAYSVVAIEKSPSACHLIRENWARLAESDQEFKVLKGDARLRLRNLQNYQFDLIYIDPPYHLDLYNPLLEMIKNYDLLAPFGEIALEFDPKKSPTIINEDFELLQTKSYGNTTISFYGVKGAGIIS; encoded by the coding sequence ATGCGTATCTACGGCAATCGAGTCATTAAAACTTTATCAGGGCAAGAAACACGCCCCACCACATCTAAAGTAAGAGAAGCAATTTTTAATATTTGGCAAGATAAAATTATCGATTGTCGTTGGTTGGACTTGTGCGCTGGGAATGGTACCATGGGCGCTGAGGCTTTGGTGAGGGGCGCTTATTCTGTGGTAGCTATCGAAAAATCCCCCAGCGCCTGTCACCTCATCAGAGAAAATTGGGCAAGACTAGCAGAATCTGATCAAGAATTTAAAGTATTGAAGGGTGATGCGCGCTTACGTCTTAGAAATTTGCAAAATTATCAATTTGATTTGATCTATATTGACCCGCCCTATCATTTAGACTTATATAATCCTCTGTTAGAAATGATCAAAAATTATGATCTTTTAGCGCCCTTCGGAGAAATTGCCTTAGAATTTGACCCCAAAAAATCTCCTACTATTATTAATGAAGATTTTGAATTATTACAAACTAAATCCTATGGCAATACTACCATTAGTTTTTATGGGGTGAAGGGCGCTGGTATAATTAGTTAG
- a CDS encoding transposase — protein sequence MNYEWSHGGRENQLHWCLDVALREDHSRIRQGNSAENMALIRHLALNLLNKEKEYGRGKKAQPLKAGWDERYLLKILSS from the coding sequence ATGAATTATGAATGGAGTCATGGGGGCAGAGAGAATCAATTACATTGGTGTTTAGATGTGGCATTGAGAGAAGACCATAGTAGAATTAGACAGGGCAATAGTGCAGAAAATATGGCTTTAATTCGTCATCTAGCTCTGAATTTGCTGAATAAAGAAAAAGAGTATGGAAGAGGAAAAAAAGCACAACCACTAAAAGCAGGGTGGGATGAAAGATATCTGCTCAAAATTTTATCTTCCTGA
- a CDS encoding DUF309 domain-containing protein — translation MSLQEAVKQFNEREFYACHDTLEALWMEASEPDKTFYQGVLQVAVGCYHLSHNNWRGALVLWGEGIRKLVDYEPSYYDLDITTLTDCTYQLLEHLQQIDPTQTQHFYHQLLTNDFSLSLPSLGRVIN, via the coding sequence ATGTCTTTACAAGAAGCAGTTAAACAATTTAATGAGAGAGAATTTTATGCTTGTCATGATACCCTCGAAGCCCTATGGATGGAAGCCAGTGAGCCGGATAAAACCTTTTATCAAGGGGTTTTACAAGTAGCGGTAGGTTGCTATCACCTTAGTCATAATAATTGGCGAGGGGCGCTGGTATTATGGGGGGAGGGCATTCGTAAGTTAGTGGATTATGAACCAAGTTACTATGATTTAGATATTACGACTTTAACTGATTGTACTTATCAACTTTTAGAACATTTACAGCAAATTGACCCCACTCAAACTCAACATTTTTATCATCAATTACTTACAAATGATTTTTCTCTCTCTTTACCTTCCTTAGGGCGTGTCATCAATTAA
- the rimO gene encoding 30S ribosomal protein S12 methylthiotransferase RimO — translation MGNKPTIAVSHLGCEKNRIDSEHMLGLLAQSGYQIDNCEELADYVIVNTCSFIESARQESVRTLVELAENQKKIIISGCMAQHFQEELLTELPEAVALVGTGDYQNIVDIIQRVEAGERVKAVSSEPTYIADENIPRYRTTSEGVAYLRVAEGCDYRCAFCIIPHLRGNQRSRTIESIVNEAQQLADQGVQELILISQITTNYGVDLYGEPKLAQLLRALGKVDIPWIRIHYAYPTGLTDGVIEAIRETPNILPYLDLPLQHSHPDILRTMNRPWQGQVNDRIIERIKASLPDAVMRTTFIVGFPGETQQNFNHLLQFVKRHQFDHVGVFTFSPEEGTKACDMADQVPEEVKIARRNELMEVQQPIAEARNAQEVGKLVPVLIEQENPSSGELIGRSPRFAPEVDGLVYVQGEANLGSITPVRITDADVYDLYGEIEIDR, via the coding sequence ATGGGCAATAAGCCAACCATCGCCGTTTCTCACTTAGGATGTGAAAAAAATCGTATTGACTCTGAGCATATGCTCGGATTACTAGCTCAATCAGGTTATCAAATTGATAACTGTGAAGAATTAGCCGATTATGTCATCGTTAACACCTGTAGTTTTATTGAATCCGCTAGACAAGAATCCGTCAGAACTTTAGTAGAATTAGCAGAAAATCAGAAAAAAATAATTATTTCTGGTTGCATGGCGCAACATTTCCAAGAAGAATTACTCACTGAATTGCCTGAAGCCGTGGCATTAGTAGGTACAGGAGATTATCAAAATATTGTCGACATTATCCAAAGGGTAGAAGCAGGAGAAAGAGTTAAAGCTGTTTCCTCCGAACCTACCTATATCGCTGATGAAAATATCCCTCGTTATCGCACCACTTCTGAAGGAGTGGCATATCTACGAGTGGCTGAGGGCTGTGATTATCGTTGTGCTTTTTGTATTATTCCCCATTTAAGGGGAAATCAGCGTTCGCGCACCATCGAATCTATCGTTAATGAGGCTCAACAATTAGCAGATCAAGGAGTGCAAGAATTAATCTTGATTTCTCAAATTACCACCAATTATGGTGTTGATCTCTATGGTGAACCGAAATTGGCGCAATTGTTGAGGGCGCTGGGTAAAGTAGATATTCCTTGGATACGCATTCATTATGCCTATCCCACCGGTTTAACGGATGGAGTGATTGAAGCAATCCGAGAAACCCCTAATATCCTTCCTTACCTTGATTTACCCCTACAACATTCCCATCCTGACATTTTAAGGACAATGAATCGCCCTTGGCAGGGACAGGTTAATGATCGCATTATCGAACGCATTAAGGCTAGTCTGCCTGATGCAGTGATGCGTACTACATTTATTGTGGGATTTCCGGGAGAAACCCAACAAAACTTCAATCATTTGTTACAATTTGTAAAACGGCATCAATTTGATCATGTCGGTGTGTTTACATTTTCCCCCGAAGAAGGAACAAAAGCCTGTGATATGGCGGATCAAGTTCCAGAGGAGGTGAAAATCGCTCGTAGAAATGAATTAATGGAAGTACAACAACCCATCGCTGAGGCAAGAAATGCCCAAGAAGTGGGCAAGTTAGTTCCTGTTTTAATTGAGCAAGAAAACCCCAGCAGTGGTGAATTAATCGGACGTTCTCCCCGTTTTGCTCCCGAAGTGGACGGTTTAGTCTATGTTCAGGGTGAAGCGAATCTCGGTTCTATTACTCCCGTGAGAATTACTGATGCCGATGTCTATGATCTCTATGGTGAAATTGAGATTGATCGGTAA
- a CDS encoding RNA chaperone Hfq, whose product MSAFNTGLPSVRQIQTVIKEKKAVEIGLTTNKVLNGNILWQDENCLCLTEHNRKTLIWLHSIAYITLS is encoded by the coding sequence ATGTCGGCATTCAATACTGGTCTTCCTAGTGTACGTCAAATTCAGACCGTAATCAAAGAAAAAAAAGCAGTAGAAATCGGCTTAACTACTAATAAAGTTTTGAATGGTAATATTCTTTGGCAAGATGAAAACTGTCTTTGTCTTACTGAACATAATCGCAAAACTTTGATTTGGTTGCACAGCATTGCTTATATTACTTTATCCTAA
- a CDS encoding DEAD/DEAH box helicase, with amino-acid sequence MTTSFASLGLSESILNQLDNIGFTTPTKIQTLAIPELIAGRDVVGQSQTGTGKTAAYSLPILDRIDRDSKQVQALILAPTRELAQQVAESFKDLIGREKIFVTTVYGGQSMERQIRFLEKGSHIVVGTPGRLIDLLHRKHLHLEALKYVVLDEADEMLSMGFIDDVKTILSCTPAHRQTTCFSATMPKEIQLLVKEFMKDPVNVTGEKPQDTPSRIEQSVYMVPRGWSKIKTIQPILEIEDPQSAIVFVRTKRTASELTSKLQEAGQSVDEYHGDLSQQQRERLIQRWREGKIKVVVATDIAARGLDVSDLTHVFNFDLPDNAETYIHRIGRTGRAGKEGKAIALVEPSDRRLLRQIERRLNQPIKVETVPNRSTVEAKRMLKLKDQIKDSLSGERLASFLPLVKELNEDYDSSAIAAAVLQILYDQNCPAWLQEDWEVPPPATSSKPNLSGKGKSSGGRKYGRSNSSYSGKSRRSYESPKVR; translated from the coding sequence ATGACAACTTCTTTTGCCAGTTTAGGACTATCAGAATCTATCCTTAACCAATTAGATAATATTGGTTTTACTACTCCTACCAAAATTCAAACTTTAGCGATTCCTGAGTTAATCGCTGGGCGTGATGTGGTCGGTCAATCGCAAACTGGTACGGGTAAAACGGCGGCTTATTCGTTGCCGATTTTGGATCGTATTGATCGTGATTCTAAGCAAGTTCAGGCGTTAATTTTAGCGCCCACCAGAGAGTTAGCCCAACAGGTGGCAGAATCTTTCAAGGATTTGATTGGTAGAGAAAAAATTTTTGTAACCACCGTTTATGGTGGGCAATCTATGGAGCGTCAAATTCGCTTTTTAGAAAAAGGTTCTCATATCGTAGTGGGAACTCCGGGTCGCCTTATTGATTTATTACATCGCAAACATCTTCATTTAGAAGCCCTTAAATATGTGGTGTTGGATGAAGCGGACGAAATGCTGAGTATGGGTTTCATTGATGATGTGAAAACTATTTTATCCTGCACTCCAGCGCACCGTCAAACTACTTGTTTCTCGGCTACTATGCCCAAAGAAATTCAGTTGTTGGTCAAAGAATTTATGAAAGACCCTGTTAATGTAACAGGTGAAAAACCGCAGGATACTCCTTCACGCATCGAGCAGTCGGTGTATATGGTGCCTCGTGGTTGGTCAAAAATTAAGACCATTCAACCGATTTTAGAAATCGAAGACCCTCAATCGGCCATTGTGTTTGTACGTACTAAGCGCACGGCTTCAGAGTTAACCTCAAAATTACAGGAAGCGGGGCAAAGTGTGGATGAATACCACGGCGATTTGAGTCAGCAACAACGGGAAAGATTAATTCAGCGTTGGCGCGAAGGCAAAATTAAGGTAGTTGTGGCTACGGATATTGCCGCGCGTGGTTTGGATGTGTCTGATTTAACCCATGTGTTTAATTTTGATTTACCTGACAATGCGGAAACCTATATCCATCGTATTGGACGGACGGGGCGCGCTGGAAAGGAAGGTAAAGCCATTGCGTTGGTTGAACCTAGCGATCGCCGTTTGTTACGTCAAATTGAGCGCCGTTTAAATCAACCTATCAAGGTTGAAACTGTGCCGAATCGTTCTACGGTGGAGGCAAAACGGATGCTTAAACTGAAGGATCAAATCAAGGATTCTTTGAGCGGTGAGCGTTTAGCTTCTTTCTTACCCTTGGTTAAGGAATTAAATGAGGATTACGATTCTAGCGCCATTGCGGCAGCAGTTTTGCAGATTCTTTATGATCAAAATTGCCCTGCTTGGTTACAAGAAGATTGGGAAGTACCACCTCCGGCTACTTCTAGTAAGCCTAATTTAAGTGGTAAAGGTAAATCTTCTGGTGGTCGGAAGTATGGACGTTCTAATAGTAGTTACAGTGGCAAGTCTCGCCGTAGTTATGAAAGTCCTAAAGTAAGATAA
- a CDS encoding DUF1995 family protein: MTQIPQSLEIAISQAHSATQSALASGYNRLMVELIIPEIALKAQSLAYEFALLFAEYDSGLKVLFPDTGAAALAKREWGETTFQVTDLGSSRSPVKNKVADNDQFFLVVCPSAVEVAQVEKLCNLAGDRPVVLIIPQLEDVSVVGIGYAARQLRERFLSTLESCYYYRPLDDAVVMRVFPNLWQVWRELPENRFELITETPTKPLGEALDLILQGEDTTPSTPAKSLGLFATMKNFLRALNN; the protein is encoded by the coding sequence ATGACTCAAATTCCTCAATCGTTAGAAATAGCGATTTCTCAAGCGCACTCCGCCACTCAAAGCGCCCTCGCCTCTGGCTATAATCGTTTGATGGTAGAATTAATTATTCCTGAAATTGCCTTGAAAGCGCAATCATTAGCTTATGAATTTGCCTTATTATTTGCAGAATATGATTCAGGATTGAAAGTATTGTTTCCTGATACAGGGGCGGCGGCTTTAGCAAAAAGGGAATGGGGTGAGACGACATTTCAGGTGACAGATTTGGGTAGTAGTCGTTCCCCTGTGAAAAATAAAGTGGCAGATAATGATCAATTTTTCTTGGTGGTTTGTCCTTCAGCAGTGGAAGTGGCACAGGTAGAAAAGTTATGTAATCTTGCTGGAGATCGCCCTGTGGTGCTTATTATACCGCAATTGGAGGATGTTAGTGTGGTTGGTATCGGTTATGCGGCACGACAGTTACGAGAGCGTTTTTTAAGCACTCTTGAATCTTGTTATTATTATCGCCCCTTAGATGATGCGGTGGTAATGCGAGTTTTTCCTAATTTGTGGCAAGTGTGGCGAGAATTACCTGAAAATCGCTTTGAGTTGATTACCGAAACCCCCACAAAGCCTTTGGGAGAGGCATTAGACCTTATTTTACAGGGTGAGGATACAACACCCTCCACTCCAGCTAAGTCTCTCGGTTTATTTGCTACTATGAAGAATTTTTTACGGGCGCTGAATAATTAG
- a CDS encoding glycosyltransferase family 2 protein — protein MPDNKNLETDPITSLIAEFNDPEREEDEFRNDFFQGLSGRRKKSALALTLIWAFTIGLHLLPYNFIVIIALGLFVTIQGFRLMFTSALHPSLTPATDALTLTPSPLAEGGMPFVSLLVSAKNEEVVIAKLVKMLLKLDYPQDRYELWIVDDNSSDKTGEILNQLALESPQLNVLHRDAQGKGGKSGALNQAFSLCQGDIIGVFDADAIVPENILQEVIQLFKNEVTGAVQVRKSISNSSENFWTQGQYVEMGLDSYFQRQRINCGGIGELRGNGQFVLRRALNSCGGWNEETITDDLDLTIRLHLDGWNIDILENPAVGEEGVRGVRALWHQRSRWAEGGYQRYLDYWRFLISSRLNWRKKFDLFFFFMVQYIFPTAALPDFLMVITRHRLPLIAPISSLTLILAFWGMFTGLRRNHQSEISFTDTVKMIGQSFFGMIYMIHWFIVMPVTTARMSFRQKRLKWVKTVHQGDTEENPALGIG, from the coding sequence ATGCCAGACAATAAAAACCTCGAAACTGATCCTATTACCTCATTAATAGCCGAATTTAACGATCCCGAAAGGGAAGAAGATGAATTTAGAAATGATTTTTTTCAAGGGTTGTCAGGCAGAAGGAAAAAATCTGCCCTCGCTTTAACTTTAATTTGGGCTTTTACTATTGGTTTACATTTACTACCATATAATTTTATCGTTATCATCGCTTTAGGTTTATTCGTCACTATTCAAGGGTTTAGGTTGATGTTTACCAGCGCCCTTCACCCTAGTTTAACCCCTGCAACGGATGCCCTCACCCTCACTCCCTCTCCTCTGGCAGAGGGGGGAATGCCATTTGTCTCTCTGTTGGTGTCGGCTAAAAATGAGGAAGTAGTTATCGCTAAATTAGTGAAAATGTTACTAAAATTAGATTATCCTCAAGATCGTTATGAATTATGGATTGTGGATGATAATAGTAGTGATAAAACAGGAGAAATCCTCAACCAATTAGCCCTAGAATCGCCTCAGTTAAACGTGTTACATCGAGATGCTCAAGGGAAAGGCGGTAAGTCTGGGGCTTTAAATCAAGCCTTTTCTCTCTGTCAGGGTGACATTATCGGAGTGTTTGATGCTGATGCTATTGTGCCTGAAAATATATTACAAGAGGTAATACAATTATTTAAAAATGAGGTGACGGGCGCTGTGCAGGTGCGCAAGTCTATATCTAATAGTAGCGAGAATTTTTGGACCCAAGGGCAATATGTAGAGATGGGTTTAGATAGTTATTTTCAGCGTCAGAGAATTAATTGTGGTGGTATCGGTGAGTTGCGAGGCAATGGGCAGTTTGTGTTGCGGAGGGCGCTGAATAGTTGTGGTGGTTGGAATGAGGAGACTATCACTGATGATCTTGATCTTACCATTCGTTTACATCTTGATGGTTGGAATATTGATATTTTAGAAAATCCTGCGGTAGGGGAGGAAGGTGTGCGAGGGGTGAGGGCGCTATGGCATCAACGCAGTCGTTGGGCGGAAGGTGGTTATCAGCGTTATCTTGATTATTGGCGCTTTTTGATTAGTAGTCGCTTAAATTGGCGCAAAAAATTTGATTTATTTTTCTTTTTTATGGTGCAATATATTTTCCCTACCGCCGCACTTCCTGATTTTTTAATGGTGATAACTCGTCACCGTCTGCCTTTAATAGCGCCCATCAGCAGTTTAACTCTCATTTTGGCATTTTGGGGAATGTTTACGGGTTTAAGACGTAATCATCAGAGTGAGATTAGTTTCACCGATACCGTTAAGATGATAGGACAAAGTTTTTTCGGCATGATTTATATGATACATTGGTTTATTGTTATGCCGGTGACCACTGCGAGAATGTCATTTCGTCAAAAACGCTTAAAGTGGGTGAAAACTGTCCATCAAGGGGATACGGAAGAAAATCCTGCGTTAGGAATTGGTTAA